Proteins from one Brevibacillus humidisoli genomic window:
- a CDS encoding carbamoyl phosphate synthase small subunit, whose product MNQHTTAHGPGYLTLASGEVFVGQLHGAPLTAPGEVVFHTGMTGYQEVMTDLSFAGQIVTFTYPLIGNYGINEHDHEALQPALAGMIVSELCDQPSHYRSQATLAETAERFGFPILSGIDTRAITKLVRARGHLYGVIADQPLTGEEVVRLCTKRDWSSLVADVSCRQSESYPGTGEHVVLVDLGMKRSILDSLLAMGCRVTVVPFNTSYEQIKSLEPDGLVFSNGPGDPQDLLPYCSEWLKAVERYPTLGICLGHQVIALMFGAKTGRLPYGHRGSNHPVKELLTGNVYLTSQNHGYVVLEETLDKRQLAVTYRNVNDASVEGLRHLYLPISSVQFHPEAHPGPDDTSHIFQQFIQSLRTIGAKHYA is encoded by the coding sequence ATGAATCAGCATACAACCGCCCATGGCCCCGGTTACTTGACGCTGGCGAGTGGTGAGGTATTTGTCGGACAGCTGCACGGCGCACCGCTGACTGCCCCTGGGGAAGTGGTTTTTCATACAGGCATGACCGGATACCAGGAAGTGATGACCGATCTCTCATTTGCGGGTCAGATCGTCACGTTTACGTATCCGTTGATTGGCAATTACGGGATTAATGAACACGATCACGAGGCACTGCAGCCAGCTCTTGCCGGGATGATCGTCAGCGAGTTGTGCGATCAGCCCAGTCATTACCGCAGTCAGGCAACGCTTGCTGAGACGGCGGAGCGTTTTGGCTTTCCGATTTTGTCTGGCATTGATACACGAGCGATTACCAAGCTGGTTCGGGCGAGAGGTCATCTCTACGGTGTCATTGCTGATCAGCCGCTGACGGGAGAAGAAGTAGTGCGTCTCTGCACCAAGCGAGACTGGTCATCGCTTGTCGCCGACGTATCTTGTCGCCAATCGGAGAGCTATCCAGGCACAGGAGAACATGTCGTGCTCGTCGATCTGGGGATGAAACGGTCGATTCTCGATTCGCTGCTCGCTATGGGCTGCCGAGTGACGGTCGTTCCTTTTAACACCAGCTATGAACAGATCAAGTCTTTGGAGCCAGACGGTCTGGTTTTCTCCAACGGTCCTGGCGATCCCCAGGATTTGCTGCCCTACTGCAGTGAGTGGCTGAAGGCTGTAGAGCGGTATCCGACGCTCGGCATCTGCCTCGGCCATCAGGTGATCGCTTTGATGTTCGGAGCCAAGACGGGCCGACTTCCTTATGGTCACCGCGGGAGCAACCATCCGGTAAAAGAACTGCTGACCGGAAACGTATACCTGACCTCGCAAAACCACGGGTACGTTGTCCTGGAAGAGACGCTGGACAAACGCCAATTGGCGGTTACTTATCGCAATGTAAACGATGCTTCCGTAGAGGGGCTGCGACATCTCTATCTGCCGATCAGCAGTGTCCAGTTCCATCCGGAGGCCCACCCGGGACCTGACGATACGTCCCATATTTTTCAACAGTTTATCCAGTCACTGCGCACGATAGGAGCGAAGCATTATGCCTAA
- a CDS encoding acetylornithine transaminase, which translates to MSAVTDACNLMNNYTRWPIRLVKGKGNTVWDDQGKEYLDCTSGIAVTSLGHVPPQVTERLHQQLDQLWHTSNLFEHPLQEQLAAKLAQLSGLDRVFFCNSGAEANEAAIKLARRYQQKVKGEQRYEIITFRQSFHGRTLATLTATGQDKVKDGFLPLPEGFATVPYNDLPALSAAISPHTCAVMLELVQGEGGVLPADPQWVSAVAQLCAKTGVLLIIDEIQTGVGRTGSWFAYQQYGIKPDIVSLAKGLGSGFPVGAILAGEEVGEAFSPGTHGSTFGGNPLAMAAGLATLQVIEQEQLLQRVGELNRYLISRLEQIKESHPGKVTAVRGMGLLVGIELSQSAADVVSHVREKGVLILQAGPQVVRLLPSFVTTEAELDRLTDALDEAIAAL; encoded by the coding sequence ATGAGTGCGGTCACCGATGCATGCAACTTGATGAACAACTATACGAGATGGCCGATTCGTCTGGTGAAGGGGAAAGGAAACACAGTCTGGGACGATCAAGGCAAGGAATACCTTGACTGTACGTCCGGGATCGCCGTGACCTCGTTGGGACACGTGCCACCACAGGTGACAGAGCGGCTTCATCAGCAGCTCGATCAACTGTGGCATACATCCAATCTGTTCGAACATCCTTTGCAAGAGCAGCTGGCGGCCAAGCTGGCCCAGCTCTCCGGACTGGATCGCGTGTTTTTTTGCAACAGTGGCGCGGAAGCCAACGAAGCGGCTATCAAACTGGCCCGCCGCTATCAGCAAAAGGTGAAAGGAGAGCAGCGGTACGAAATCATCACGTTCCGCCAGTCGTTCCACGGACGTACGCTCGCTACCCTGACGGCGACGGGGCAGGATAAGGTCAAGGATGGTTTTCTGCCGCTGCCGGAGGGGTTTGCGACGGTACCTTACAATGATTTGCCCGCTCTGTCTGCGGCGATCAGCCCTCATACCTGCGCGGTTATGCTTGAGTTGGTGCAGGGCGAAGGAGGAGTACTCCCGGCCGATCCACAATGGGTAAGTGCAGTGGCGCAGCTGTGTGCCAAGACAGGGGTGCTGTTGATCATTGACGAGATCCAGACTGGAGTTGGCCGCACCGGCAGTTGGTTCGCCTATCAGCAGTACGGGATCAAACCGGATATCGTGTCACTCGCCAAAGGCTTGGGCAGCGGATTCCCGGTAGGGGCGATCCTGGCTGGGGAGGAAGTGGGCGAAGCGTTTTCGCCAGGCACTCACGGCTCCACCTTTGGCGGCAATCCATTGGCGATGGCGGCAGGCTTGGCGACGCTGCAAGTAATCGAACAGGAGCAGCTGCTGCAGCGGGTCGGTGAGCTAAATCGTTATCTGATCTCCCGCTTGGAGCAGATCAAGGAGTCCCACCCAGGAAAAGTGACCGCCGTTCGCGGCATGGGCTTGCTGGTAGGTATCGAACTCTCCCAGTCAGCCGCTGATGTTGTCTCTCACGTGAGAGAAAAAGGGGTGCTGATCCTGCAGGCGGGACCGCAGGTCGTACGCCTGCTGCCATCGTTTGTCACGACAGAGGCGGAATTGGATCGACTGACAGACGCCCTTGATGAAGCGATAGCTGCTCTGTAA
- the argB gene encoding acetylglutamate kinase, producing MEQLPAAFYQAIAELQRSGEQLVLVHGGGPMITEMLSKMEIPPRFIEGLRYTCEATMDVVEMVLGGSINKRLVRRLLQAGCRAWGLSGIDGGMISARQTDQPLGLVGEIVSVETSLLVSLLDQGYLPVVAPLGVEQDGRQVYNINADVAAGAVAAALGANKLLMVTDVPGILIPDGDSLVCKQTVDPHEIAELIEKQVITGGMIPKVRSALAALEQGVEEVVICRGTPEDLHGIFAGKPVGTSLRKSRDERSATMKGVSV from the coding sequence ATGGAACAGCTGCCCGCTGCGTTCTACCAAGCCATCGCTGAGCTGCAGCGATCTGGTGAGCAGCTTGTGCTGGTGCACGGAGGCGGACCGATGATTACGGAGATGCTGAGCAAGATGGAGATTCCGCCCCGTTTTATCGAAGGACTGCGCTATACCTGTGAAGCGACGATGGACGTCGTGGAGATGGTGCTTGGCGGCTCGATCAACAAGCGTTTGGTACGCCGGCTGCTGCAAGCGGGGTGTCGCGCCTGGGGGCTAAGTGGGATCGATGGCGGAATGATTTCGGCCAGACAGACAGATCAACCGTTGGGATTGGTCGGAGAGATCGTCAGCGTCGAGACCTCACTGCTGGTCAGCCTGTTGGATCAGGGATATCTGCCAGTGGTAGCACCGCTGGGCGTGGAGCAGGATGGGAGACAAGTCTACAACATCAATGCCGATGTTGCCGCAGGAGCTGTCGCCGCTGCTCTTGGCGCAAACAAACTCCTGATGGTTACCGATGTACCGGGCATTCTCATCCCTGATGGCGATTCATTGGTCTGCAAGCAGACGGTTGATCCGCATGAAATCGCGGAGCTGATCGAAAAGCAAGTGATTACCGGCGGGATGATCCCAAAGGTACGTTCCGCGCTCGCTGCACTGGAACAGGGGGTAGAGGAAGTCGTGATCTGCAGGGGCACGCCTGAAGACCTGCATGGAATATTTGCCGGCAAGCCGGTGGGGACATCGTTGCGCAAGAGCCGTGACGAGCGTTCCGCCACGATGAAAGGAGTGAGCGTATGA
- the argC gene encoding N-acetyl-gamma-glutamyl-phosphate reductase, which produces MIRVGIVGATGYSGVELIRLLSLHPHAHMERLYSSSAEGTSLASVFPHLQQITLPTLQAIDPTAMAAENDVVFLATPAGVSRELSPQLLAAGVKVIDLSGDFRLSSSELYRTWYKKEPASQDQLALAVYGLHEWNREQVSEAKLIANPGCYPTAALLGLLPLAKSGWADPHSWIIDAKSGVSGAGRGVSLGVHYSEVNESVSAYKVGQHQHTPEIEQELTRQSGVETIIQFTPHLIPMTRGILVTAYAQLTASVGIEALQDLYESAYSDKPFVRVRQPGTHPRTKEVYGSNYCDIALHLDQRTGRVIILSVIDNVVKGAAGQAVQNMNTMFGLPETEGLALTPVFP; this is translated from the coding sequence ATGATTCGTGTTGGAATTGTGGGTGCTACCGGATACAGCGGTGTCGAACTGATTCGTCTGTTATCCCTTCACCCGCATGCGCATATGGAACGGCTTTATTCCAGTTCGGCTGAAGGAACGTCACTCGCATCGGTATTCCCGCACCTGCAGCAAATCACTCTGCCGACGCTGCAAGCGATTGACCCGACAGCGATGGCGGCAGAGAATGATGTCGTCTTTCTCGCTACACCCGCAGGCGTCAGTCGGGAGTTGTCTCCTCAACTGCTTGCAGCAGGGGTCAAGGTGATCGATTTGTCAGGAGACTTTCGTCTTTCGTCCAGTGAATTGTACCGAACCTGGTACAAAAAAGAGCCCGCATCGCAGGACCAGCTGGCGCTTGCTGTGTATGGACTGCATGAATGGAATCGGGAACAGGTAAGCGAGGCGAAGCTGATCGCCAATCCTGGATGCTATCCGACGGCAGCACTGCTTGGACTTCTGCCGCTGGCCAAAAGCGGTTGGGCAGATCCGCACAGTTGGATTATTGATGCCAAGTCAGGTGTATCCGGAGCGGGCCGCGGCGTCTCTCTGGGTGTCCACTACAGTGAAGTGAACGAAAGTGTTTCTGCGTATAAGGTGGGTCAGCATCAGCATACACCAGAGATCGAGCAGGAACTGACCCGACAATCGGGTGTGGAGACGATCATTCAGTTCACGCCTCATCTGATTCCGATGACGCGGGGCATTCTGGTTACCGCTTATGCCCAATTAACAGCCTCGGTCGGGATCGAAGCGCTGCAAGATTTGTACGAATCGGCCTATTCCGACAAGCCGTTTGTGCGTGTTCGCCAGCCCGGCACCCATCCCAGGACCAAAGAAGTATACGGCTCCAACTACTGCGATATTGCCCTTCACCTCGACCAGCGGACAGGGCGTGTGATCATCCTGTCGGTCATCGACAATGTGGTCAAAGGAGCGGCAGGTCAGGCTGTACAAAACATGAATACGATGTTCGGATTGCCGGAGACGGAAGGGCTCGCGCTGACGCCGGTGTTTCCGTAA
- a CDS encoding c-type cytochrome, which yields MKRITLTLLSAVIALAVSACGGGEQAEPPAEQAPAEQPPADQPPAEEPAETAPSGEAGEFDAETASALFKQRCAGCHGQELEGLNGPALTNVGATYSQEEILEIIKNGKGGAMPGNLVTGEDADNLAAWLASKK from the coding sequence ATGAAACGTATTACCCTCACATTGCTGTCAGCGGTCATCGCTTTGGCAGTAAGCGCCTGTGGCGGTGGCGAGCAAGCAGAACCACCAGCCGAACAAGCACCTGCAGAGCAGCCGCCTGCCGACCAACCACCAGCAGAGGAACCAGCGGAAACCGCTCCTTCCGGTGAGGCCGGAGAGTTTGACGCGGAAACCGCATCCGCGCTGTTCAAGCAGAGATGCGCAGGCTGTCACGGACAAGAGCTGGAAGGATTAAACGGTCCGGCATTAACCAACGTCGGCGCCACCTATTCCCAGGAAGAAATTTTGGAGATTATAAAAAACGGCAAAGGCGGAGCGATGCCGGGGAATCTGGTAACCGGTGAGGATGCCGACAACCTGGCAGCGTGGCTCGCATCCAAGAAGTAA
- a CDS encoding YciI family protein, which yields MLYVAMLTIVDHEVNAQVRPAHLEYINQLFLQNKVVMAGPFTDQRGGMVIYRADSLEEARELAEADPVVLKGARTLELREWNPLSFPLG from the coding sequence ATGTTGTATGTAGCGATGTTAACGATTGTCGATCATGAGGTAAATGCCCAGGTTCGACCGGCACATTTGGAGTATATCAACCAACTTTTCCTCCAGAACAAAGTGGTCATGGCAGGTCCGTTTACCGATCAGCGCGGCGGGATGGTCATTTACCGGGCAGACAGCCTGGAAGAAGCTAGAGAGTTGGCAGAGGCTGACCCGGTCGTCTTGAAAGGAGCGAGGACACTGGAGCTGCGAGAGTGGAACCCGCTTTCCTTTCCTCTCGGTTGA
- a CDS encoding (Fe-S)-binding protein has product MDEIMNCMQCGFCLPACPTYRETGKESASPRGRIALMKGVAEQKLPADDEFEQNMYLCLGCRACETACPAGVPYGSLVETAREVVESTKKQSESPSFVRKLIFEKVFPYPERLQTLGTLLWGAQAAGLQSLAQKTGLMKLLPRPMAEMQQAVDRVASPMERRKREPVMKPETSPPALRIGLFTGCIMDVMFYEINQATARVLVKAGCEVMFVDNQVCCGALHAHAGEKDGAVELAKRNIEAFEQSGVDYVVNNAGGCGAALKEYHHWFHDDPEWKQRALNFVAKVRDANELLAELPEITFTKSLAMRVTYQDSCHLAHGQGVRNQPRQLLRSIPGVEYLELNRADSCCGSAGIYNITNYEMSMQILDEKMDDVQETKADVVVTSNPGCLLQMKHGVNRAGLAGRMEALHIMELLDRAL; this is encoded by the coding sequence ATGGACGAAATCATGAACTGTATGCAGTGCGGCTTCTGTTTGCCCGCCTGTCCCACCTATCGGGAGACGGGGAAAGAGTCAGCCAGCCCTCGTGGGCGAATCGCACTGATGAAAGGAGTGGCGGAACAGAAGCTCCCGGCGGATGATGAATTTGAGCAGAACATGTACCTCTGCCTCGGCTGCCGTGCCTGTGAAACGGCCTGTCCTGCTGGCGTGCCATACGGTAGTTTGGTAGAAACAGCTCGTGAAGTGGTAGAGTCGACCAAAAAGCAAAGTGAATCCCCTTCATTCGTCCGCAAGTTGATTTTTGAGAAGGTATTCCCCTATCCGGAGCGATTGCAGACACTGGGCACCCTCCTGTGGGGGGCACAGGCAGCGGGATTGCAGTCGCTGGCCCAGAAGACCGGATTGATGAAGCTGCTGCCCCGACCGATGGCTGAGATGCAGCAGGCGGTCGATCGGGTTGCATCTCCAATGGAGCGGCGGAAGCGAGAGCCCGTGATGAAGCCGGAAACTTCCCCGCCAGCCTTGAGAATCGGCCTGTTTACCGGCTGCATTATGGACGTGATGTTTTACGAGATCAATCAGGCCACGGCCCGTGTGCTGGTGAAAGCAGGGTGTGAAGTCATGTTCGTCGACAATCAGGTGTGCTGCGGTGCGCTGCATGCACATGCCGGAGAAAAGGACGGAGCGGTGGAGCTGGCCAAACGGAACATCGAAGCGTTCGAGCAGTCTGGCGTTGATTATGTTGTGAACAATGCTGGGGGATGCGGGGCTGCCCTCAAAGAATACCATCACTGGTTTCACGATGACCCCGAGTGGAAGCAGCGGGCGCTCAACTTTGTAGCCAAGGTACGAGACGCCAACGAATTGCTTGCCGAACTGCCGGAAATCACCTTTACCAAGTCGCTTGCCATGCGGGTCACGTACCAAGATTCGTGTCACCTGGCCCACGGTCAAGGGGTGCGCAATCAGCCGCGGCAGTTGCTGCGCAGCATCCCTGGCGTGGAATACCTCGAACTGAACCGGGCGGATAGCTGCTGCGGCTCCGCCGGGATCTACAATATCACCAACTATGAGATGTCAATGCAGATCCTGGATGAAAAAATGGACGACGTACAGGAGACCAAAGCCGATGTAGTCGTCACGTCCAATCCCGGCTGTTTGTTGCAAATGAAGCATGGTGTCAATCGTGCAGGGCTGGCAGGACGGATGGAAGCACTTCATATCATGGAACTGCTGGACCGAGCCTTGTAA